In Paenibacillus sp. 1781tsa1, one DNA window encodes the following:
- a CDS encoding helicase-associated domain-containing protein: protein MSSSEPINEPVVLNLDSWSKLTWVEQKVLGAIFHKHAGQPFSSLLPREQWAIEGLSVAEAKSSFTNLRQQRWIESVYKSWGERLFYIPASLMETLTIAYAQRVGITVKQMAQHAHVLQEGKPDIAAELLHLIAWIGREGLPLTSKGTIHKKSVQKLSVITVLSSTDFDGLGIRYEHSELYPTHVAILLDLLLSLNLVQKSDGRIQIQGHQLKKWLKLSWTQMHREIYQACMERYGEVEPALQHFRYQLAVLAPEKNIWCRIANSELKSRIMGWLYALAGWGYGEVGEDQSGYPAFRWLIDPQSLLYLEREMVSETEPSGFYMQPDFEMLVPPEARPDVIWMLEQCAERVTRDRMSIYRITRERFVSAIARGYGLHEMMEFLDQYALTSIPENVRIALEDWGRETDAATLTGERKMEVTKASTGSEDDPKLLEKDVLTGVYSASFYTPENQGLVDVPAFLHGLERDHSVIEKKFSLLRFEEIPETWYKEWRRYHSSTARQIAAKAIEWQTKLGIQQENRTQYLIPDQVEGHEQWTLSGWCMLDSNEHTSETEWRTFSPSEWDTMRLILPDDVIT, encoded by the coding sequence ATGTCTTCATCTGAACCAATAAATGAGCCTGTGGTACTGAACCTTGATTCATGGTCAAAGCTTACTTGGGTGGAACAAAAAGTGCTTGGTGCAATTTTTCACAAACATGCTGGTCAGCCTTTTTCCTCCCTTCTGCCGCGAGAGCAATGGGCCATCGAAGGACTAAGTGTCGCAGAAGCCAAATCTTCATTCACCAACCTTCGGCAGCAAAGATGGATTGAGTCTGTATATAAGAGTTGGGGGGAGCGATTATTCTATATTCCAGCTTCGCTGATGGAGACATTGACTATTGCTTATGCACAAAGAGTGGGTATAACCGTTAAACAGATGGCACAGCATGCTCATGTATTACAGGAAGGAAAGCCGGATATTGCTGCGGAACTGCTTCATCTGATTGCTTGGATCGGAAGAGAAGGACTTCCTTTGACAAGTAAGGGCACTATACATAAGAAAAGTGTTCAAAAATTAAGTGTGATCACGGTATTATCTTCGACAGACTTTGATGGTTTGGGTATCCGATATGAACATTCGGAGTTGTATCCGACCCACGTTGCCATTCTCCTTGATCTACTTCTCAGTCTGAATCTGGTTCAGAAGTCAGATGGCCGAATCCAGATTCAAGGTCATCAATTAAAAAAATGGTTGAAGCTATCGTGGACACAGATGCATCGGGAAATATATCAAGCGTGTATGGAAAGATACGGAGAAGTTGAACCCGCATTACAGCATTTCCGTTATCAATTGGCAGTGCTTGCTCCAGAAAAGAACATATGGTGCCGTATAGCGAATTCGGAGCTGAAATCACGTATTATGGGCTGGCTCTATGCCCTTGCTGGATGGGGTTATGGTGAAGTTGGAGAGGATCAGTCGGGATATCCGGCTTTCCGTTGGCTGATCGACCCGCAGAGCCTTTTATATCTAGAACGAGAGATGGTAAGTGAGACGGAACCGAGTGGATTTTACATGCAGCCTGATTTTGAAATGTTGGTGCCACCGGAAGCAAGGCCTGATGTGATCTGGATGCTGGAGCAATGCGCAGAACGGGTGACGCGTGATCGAATGTCCATCTACCGCATCACAAGAGAACGATTCGTTTCGGCCATAGCCAGAGGGTATGGATTACATGAAATGATGGAGTTTCTGGATCAATATGCCCTGACAAGCATACCGGAGAATGTACGTATTGCGTTGGAAGATTGGGGAAGGGAGACAGATGCTGCAACGTTGACTGGAGAACGGAAGATGGAGGTAACGAAGGCAAGTACAGGTTCCGAAGATGATCCGAAGTTATTAGAAAAAGATGTGTTGACCGGTGTATATTCTGCTTCTTTCTACACACCCGAGAATCAAGGTCTGGTTGATGTCCCTGCATTTCTGCATGGGTTGGAGCGTGATCATTCGGTGATTGAGAAGAAGTTCTCTCTGCTCAGATTTGAGGAGATACCGGAGACCTGGTACAAGGAGTGGCGTCGATATCATAGTTCAACCGCACGACAGATTGCTGCCAAAGCCATTGAGTGGCAGACAAAACTTGGGATACAGCAGGAAAATCGTACGCAATACCTCATTCCAGATCAGGTAGAGGGTCATGAACAATGGACTTTAAGCGGTTGGTGCATGCTGGATTCAAATGAACATACATCAGAGACGGAATGGCGTACATTCTCCCCGTCGGAGTGGGATACAATGCGTCTTATCCTGCCCGATGATGTCATAACGTGA
- the dapF gene encoding diaminopimelate epimerase — translation MEFTKMHGLGNDFIVVFGEKELPADAAELAVKWCNRFFGIGADGLVYILPSEKADFQMRIMNSDGSEAEQCGNAIRCVSKYVYDHGHVNQEQITIETIGAGVQPVSLNIRDGKVETVRVDMGEPILNGLQVPTTVDANPVVDHYIEANGHAFKFTAVSMGNPHAVIYVDDAVNFDLTTWGPLLEVHPMFPKKINVEFATVRDRGYVDMRVWERGAGPTLACGTGACATLVSSVLNGHTDRTAVISLKGGDLHIEWNEADNHVYMTGPAEVVFKGITS, via the coding sequence ATGGAATTTACGAAAATGCATGGACTTGGTAACGATTTTATCGTTGTATTTGGTGAAAAGGAGCTTCCGGCAGATGCTGCAGAATTGGCTGTGAAATGGTGCAACCGTTTCTTCGGCATCGGTGCGGACGGCCTGGTCTATATACTGCCTTCGGAAAAGGCGGACTTTCAGATGCGCATCATGAACTCGGATGGTTCGGAAGCAGAGCAGTGCGGTAATGCCATTCGCTGTGTATCCAAATATGTATACGATCATGGCCATGTTAACCAGGAGCAGATTACCATTGAAACGATTGGTGCAGGGGTACAACCTGTGAGTCTCAACATTCGTGATGGTAAAGTGGAAACGGTTCGTGTGGATATGGGTGAGCCGATCCTGAATGGTCTTCAAGTGCCTACAACGGTGGATGCCAATCCAGTGGTTGATCACTACATTGAAGCGAACGGACATGCGTTCAAATTCACTGCCGTATCCATGGGTAACCCGCATGCCGTTATCTATGTTGATGATGCTGTTAATTTTGATCTCACAACGTGGGGCCCACTTCTTGAAGTACATCCCATGTTCCCGAAAAAAATCAATGTGGAATTCGCAACAGTTCGTGACCGTGGATATGTGGACATGCGTGTATGGGAACGCGGAGCTGGCCCAACACTTGCTTGTGGAACCGGGGCTTGTGCAACACTGGTATCCTCTGTCCTGAATGGACATACAGATCGTACAGCAGTCATCAGCCTTAAGGGTGGGGATCTCCACATTGAGTGGAATGAAGCTGACAATCATGTGTACATGACTGGACCGGCTGAAGTTGTTTTTAAGGGAATTACGTCATAA
- a CDS encoding YlbG family protein, whose translation MFAERTGFIIWVSDLKAARNLEKYGTVHYISRRMHYVVMYVNAERAEDTMKNVKRLSYVRKIERSYRNEIKTEYASKTMDKTSFYGI comes from the coding sequence ATGTTTGCGGAAAGGACAGGATTCATTATTTGGGTCAGTGATTTGAAGGCTGCCCGTAATCTCGAAAAATATGGCACCGTGCATTATATCTCCCGCCGTATGCATTATGTGGTCATGTATGTTAATGCAGAACGGGCAGAAGATACGATGAAAAATGTGAAGCGACTTTCCTATGTGCGCAAGATCGAACGCTCGTATCGTAATGAGATCAAAACCGAGTATGCCAGCAAAACCATGGACAAAACGAGCTTTTACGGAATATAG
- a CDS encoding selenium metabolism-associated LysR family transcriptional regulator: protein MNFHQLHIFYTVAEKGSFSAAAQALHMTQPAVTMQIQSLEDYFGTKLLLRSTKKIELSEAGRTLLPHAKRSVELVRQTDEAMSAFTQMLQGRLQLGASLTIGEYVLPRMLGPFALQYPDISIVMKVMNTTQIMDDILKHQLNFGLIEAPVHHPDMIVEPVMQDELKLIVPAGHDLAKRSKVNIEDVMNYPFVLREKGSGTRQVMEDQLQKKKIDPQDMNVVMELGSTGAVKSAVEAGVGITMLSPSSVQHELALGLVHIVDIRGLEFKRQFYAIHLKSSLLPLSAVAFLNYLRQQEQPEPEHKTGKA, encoded by the coding sequence ATGAATTTTCACCAGTTGCATATTTTTTATACGGTAGCAGAGAAGGGGAGTTTCTCGGCTGCTGCACAAGCATTACATATGACTCAACCGGCAGTGACGATGCAGATTCAATCATTGGAGGACTATTTTGGAACCAAGTTACTGCTTCGTTCCACCAAAAAAATAGAATTATCCGAAGCGGGCCGGACGTTATTACCTCATGCGAAACGGAGTGTAGAGCTGGTCAGACAGACGGATGAAGCGATGTCAGCGTTTACCCAGATGTTACAGGGCAGACTCCAGCTGGGAGCCAGTTTAACGATCGGGGAATATGTGCTTCCACGCATGCTCGGACCATTTGCACTTCAATATCCGGATATTTCAATCGTCATGAAAGTGATGAATACAACGCAAATTATGGATGATATATTAAAGCACCAGCTTAATTTTGGTCTGATTGAAGCGCCAGTGCACCACCCGGACATGATTGTAGAGCCTGTCATGCAGGATGAGCTGAAACTGATTGTACCTGCCGGGCATGATCTGGCCAAGCGCAGCAAAGTGAATATTGAGGATGTCATGAATTATCCCTTTGTGCTGCGTGAGAAGGGCTCAGGTACTCGTCAGGTGATGGAAGACCAATTGCAAAAGAAAAAGATTGATCCACAGGATATGAATGTTGTGATGGAACTAGGCAGCACAGGAGCGGTAAAATCGGCCGTTGAGGCAGGGGTAGGCATCACGATGTTATCTCCTTCTTCGGTGCAGCATGAACTGGCTCTGGGACTTGTTCATATTGTGGATATCCGAGGACTCGAATTCAAACGGCAATTCTATGCCATCCATCTAAAATCGTCCTTGTTGCCTCTGTCAGCAGTCGCTTTCCTGAACTATCTGCGTCAACAGGAGCAACCTGAGCCGGAACACAAGACGGGAAAGGCCTAA
- a CDS encoding NFACT family protein, which yields MALDGIVTRAIVHELQGCIGGRISKIHQPNGHDVVLTLRAQRGNSKLLVSASPTYPRVHFTEKTFLNPTEAPMFCMLLRKHCEGAIIEEIRQIGMERIIHIDVRQRDELGDVSVKRIIIELMGRHSNIILLDPVTGTILDGIHHVTPSISSYRVIMPGFAYTAPPEQHKSNPLEVSRTVFEDSYHAVEEEASRWLVNSFSGLSPLIAGEIAARGIAAEGTGSTPAVVEGESRESRVEVDALWSAFEAVMGPVRDHLYTPVTGMNAKGKMIFSAVHLESIQDLEKTYDTMSKCMEDYYGDKAERDTVKQRVSDLLRFLQNERSKNIKKLDNLNKDLLEADDADKFRLWGELLFASLHQVHKGDKSVELVNFYDEDQANITIQLDPLLTPSDNAQRYFKRYNKYKNSLAVIHEQLGKTKDEIDYLDNLLQQLSIASMNDIEEIRDELVQQGYLRDRNKKGKKKKKSDRPTVHQFTSSEGIDILVGKNNLQNEYVTNRLASSNDTWLHTKDIPGSHVVIRSTDFGEATLEEAAQLAAYFSQAKESSSVPVDYTFIRHVRKPSGAKPGFVIYDHQKTLFVTPNDELIKSLPSTIKNG from the coding sequence ATGGCATTGGACGGCATCGTAACACGGGCCATTGTTCATGAACTGCAAGGCTGCATTGGTGGACGTATTAGCAAAATCCATCAGCCGAATGGTCATGACGTAGTTCTCACACTGCGTGCTCAGCGCGGTAATAGTAAATTGCTTGTTTCGGCAAGCCCAACATATCCCCGTGTGCATTTTACGGAAAAGACATTCCTTAATCCTACGGAAGCACCCATGTTCTGCATGCTGCTCCGCAAGCACTGTGAAGGTGCAATCATTGAGGAGATCCGTCAGATTGGCATGGAACGTATCATCCACATCGATGTGCGCCAGCGTGACGAATTGGGGGATGTTTCGGTTAAACGGATCATCATCGAATTAATGGGGCGTCACAGTAACATTATTTTGCTTGATCCCGTTACAGGAACGATTCTGGATGGCATTCATCATGTGACTCCGTCCATCAGTAGCTACCGGGTAATCATGCCCGGATTCGCGTATACTGCCCCACCTGAGCAACATAAGAGTAATCCGCTCGAAGTGAGCCGTACAGTATTCGAGGACAGCTATCATGCCGTTGAAGAAGAGGCATCACGCTGGCTTGTGAACTCCTTTAGCGGTCTTAGCCCGTTAATTGCAGGAGAGATTGCTGCCCGTGGGATTGCTGCTGAAGGCACAGGGAGCACTCCGGCTGTGGTTGAGGGTGAGAGCCGTGAGAGCCGAGTTGAGGTTGATGCACTCTGGAGCGCTTTTGAAGCCGTGATGGGTCCTGTCAGAGATCATCTCTACACGCCCGTAACCGGAATGAACGCCAAAGGCAAAATGATTTTCTCTGCCGTTCATCTTGAGAGCATTCAAGACTTGGAGAAAACGTATGACACGATGAGCAAGTGCATGGAAGATTATTACGGAGACAAGGCTGAACGGGACACGGTTAAACAAAGAGTAAGTGATTTGCTCCGTTTTCTGCAGAATGAGCGAAGCAAGAATATCAAAAAGCTGGACAATCTGAACAAGGATCTGCTGGAAGCAGACGATGCGGACAAGTTCAGACTATGGGGTGAGTTGCTGTTTGCCTCCCTGCATCAGGTCCACAAAGGGGACAAGAGCGTGGAGCTTGTGAACTTCTACGACGAAGACCAAGCCAACATTACCATTCAGCTTGATCCGCTGCTCACACCGTCTGACAATGCACAACGTTATTTCAAGCGGTATAACAAATACAAGAACAGTCTGGCTGTCATTCATGAGCAGCTTGGCAAAACGAAAGACGAAATTGACTATCTGGATAACCTGTTACAGCAGCTATCCATTGCATCGATGAACGACATTGAGGAAATACGGGACGAGCTTGTGCAGCAAGGATACCTTCGTGATCGCAATAAAAAGGGTAAAAAGAAGAAGAAAAGCGATCGTCCGACCGTACACCAGTTTACCTCCTCGGAGGGAATTGACATTCTTGTGGGTAAAAACAACCTGCAGAACGAGTACGTAACCAACCGTCTCGCTTCTTCCAACGACACTTGGCTGCATACCAAAGACATTCCAGGTTCACATGTCGTTATTCGCAGTACGGACTTTGGTGAAGCTACATTAGAAGAAGCAGCGCAGCTTGCTGCCTACTTCAGCCAAGCCAAGGAGTCCAGCAGTGTGCCTGTCGATTATACGTTTATCCGTCATGTACGCAAACCAAGTGGTGCGAAGCCTGGTTTTGTCATCTATGATCATCAGAAGACCTTGTTTGTCACACCAAATGACGAGTTGATCAAAAGTCTACCATCCACGATTAAAAATGGATAG
- a CDS encoding cation-translocating P-type ATPase: MEHTKWHQLSDEELRNTLGVSPQEGLTDEAVAEKRKVVGSNELSEGKRISPITLLLNQFKDFMVLVLMGATLVSGLLGEYLDAVTIVAIIVLNAILGFVQEFRAERSLRALKQLSAPLAKVLRSGQEVHLAAKQLVPGDIVMVESGDRIPADVRWLQTNSLDVEESALTGESVPVSKHCLPIADEDVPLGDQKNIGFMGTMVTRGTAKGVVIRTGMETEMGKIADLIQNTEEQETPLQHRLEQLGKILIFVALGLTIMVVVAGILHGQPAVGMFLAGVSLAVAAIPEGLPAIVTIALALGVQRMIKRKAIVRKLPSVETLGCASVICSDKTGTLTQNKMTVTDVWLEGRSIKVTGDGYAPEGQMLENGRMVELKSDQSLRRMLQISALCNNASIVETIANESGSKKKGKDNKKDGKKNTKKDDFQEETVKRENVFWELKGDPTEGALVTLSSKMGLTPAGLKELYAREQEFPFDSERKRMSVLVHHQGGRMIYTKGAPDVLIGHCSYILWEGKVVPFTGTLRQKVMAANESMAGAALRVLGMAYREVRPEEKVADEHAAESQLVFVGLTGMIDPPRREVRDAIATCRKAGIRTVMITGDHGTTAEAIAHQLGILPRGGASLSGQQLAGMTDEQLDKQVEGIYVFSRVSPEHKLRIVKSLQRKGHVVAMTGDGVNDAPAIKAADIGIAMGITGTDVTKEASALILSDDNFSTIVAAIEEGRNIYENIRKFIRYLLASNVGEILTMFFAMMMGLPLPLVPIQILWVNLVTDGLPAMALGVDQPEKDLMEHKPRGAKENIFARRLGWKIVSRGVLIGLCTLGAFWLTLQAAPDNPGQLIKAQSVAFATLVLAQLIHVFDCRSSRSIFHRNPLQNKYLVLAVISSVVLMLVVMYVEPLQPIFKTVPLGLREWAICIVAAGIPTFLMGAGSVWGGRRNRRRMGGSGRFVPKSTKFSA; the protein is encoded by the coding sequence ATGGAACATACCAAGTGGCATCAACTTAGTGATGAAGAGCTTCGTAACACTCTTGGCGTCAGCCCGCAGGAAGGATTGACGGATGAAGCTGTAGCAGAGAAGAGGAAAGTGGTCGGTTCGAATGAGCTGAGCGAGGGGAAACGTATATCTCCGATTACATTGCTCTTGAATCAGTTCAAGGATTTTATGGTGCTGGTGTTGATGGGAGCAACGTTGGTATCGGGATTACTGGGTGAGTATCTGGATGCGGTAACGATTGTGGCCATTATCGTACTGAATGCCATTCTGGGGTTTGTACAGGAATTCCGGGCTGAACGATCACTTCGTGCGTTAAAACAGTTGTCTGCACCTCTTGCCAAAGTGCTTCGTTCAGGTCAGGAAGTACACCTTGCAGCCAAACAACTTGTCCCCGGAGATATTGTCATGGTGGAGAGTGGGGACCGCATACCTGCTGATGTGCGCTGGCTGCAAACGAACAGTCTGGATGTGGAGGAGTCGGCCCTAACCGGGGAATCGGTTCCCGTAAGCAAACATTGCCTTCCGATTGCCGATGAGGACGTTCCACTTGGTGATCAGAAGAATATTGGTTTTATGGGCACCATGGTCACTCGTGGTACAGCCAAAGGTGTGGTTATCCGTACGGGGATGGAGACGGAGATGGGCAAAATCGCCGATCTGATCCAGAATACGGAGGAGCAGGAAACACCCTTACAGCACAGGCTGGAACAACTGGGCAAAATTCTTATTTTTGTCGCATTGGGATTAACCATTATGGTTGTCGTCGCCGGGATATTGCACGGACAACCAGCCGTTGGCATGTTCCTGGCTGGGGTCAGCCTCGCGGTGGCTGCCATACCGGAGGGTCTGCCGGCCATTGTAACCATTGCACTCGCACTAGGCGTGCAGCGTATGATCAAGCGTAAAGCCATTGTACGCAAACTGCCTTCTGTGGAAACCCTTGGCTGTGCATCCGTAATCTGTTCGGATAAGACAGGCACGCTCACCCAGAACAAGATGACGGTAACGGATGTATGGCTGGAGGGACGCAGCATCAAGGTTACCGGGGATGGTTATGCTCCTGAAGGGCAGATGCTGGAGAACGGCCGAATGGTGGAACTGAAGAGTGACCAGTCGCTACGCAGAATGCTTCAGATTAGTGCGCTTTGCAACAATGCGAGTATTGTGGAGACCATTGCAAACGAGTCGGGAAGCAAGAAAAAGGGCAAGGATAACAAAAAGGACGGCAAGAAAAATACAAAAAAAGATGATTTCCAAGAAGAAACGGTTAAGCGAGAAAATGTATTCTGGGAGTTGAAGGGAGATCCGACGGAGGGGGCGCTCGTCACACTGTCCTCCAAAATGGGGCTTACCCCTGCTGGCCTCAAAGAGCTGTATGCCCGGGAGCAGGAGTTCCCGTTTGATTCGGAGCGTAAGCGCATGTCGGTCCTGGTTCATCATCAGGGAGGCCGAATGATCTACACCAAAGGTGCGCCGGATGTTTTAATCGGACACTGCAGTTATATTTTGTGGGAAGGTAAAGTCGTACCTTTCACTGGAACGCTGCGGCAGAAAGTGATGGCAGCCAATGAAAGCATGGCCGGAGCAGCACTGCGTGTCCTCGGAATGGCCTATCGTGAAGTGCGGCCGGAAGAAAAAGTGGCTGACGAACACGCCGCCGAGAGTCAGCTTGTATTCGTAGGGCTTACAGGTATGATTGATCCGCCGCGTCGTGAAGTGCGAGATGCGATTGCCACATGCCGCAAGGCGGGGATACGAACTGTCATGATCACAGGTGATCATGGTACAACGGCAGAAGCCATTGCTCATCAACTCGGGATTCTTCCACGCGGTGGTGCTTCTCTAAGTGGTCAGCAGCTGGCAGGCATGACGGATGAGCAACTGGATAAACAGGTAGAGGGCATCTATGTATTCTCAAGAGTGTCTCCTGAACATAAGCTTCGCATCGTGAAATCATTGCAGCGCAAAGGACATGTCGTTGCCATGACGGGGGATGGAGTGAACGACGCTCCGGCTATTAAAGCGGCTGACATTGGGATCGCGATGGGCATTACAGGAACGGATGTCACGAAGGAAGCTTCGGCGCTTATCCTGAGTGATGATAACTTCTCGACGATTGTGGCTGCCATAGAAGAAGGTCGTAATATTTATGAGAACATTCGCAAGTTTATCCGTTATTTGCTGGCATCGAACGTGGGCGAAATTTTGACAATGTTCTTTGCGATGATGATGGGCTTGCCACTGCCACTCGTACCTATTCAGATTTTGTGGGTTAACCTGGTGACGGATGGTTTGCCTGCAATGGCGCTCGGGGTAGATCAGCCGGAAAAAGATCTGATGGAACACAAGCCTCGTGGTGCCAAGGAAAATATTTTTGCCCGCCGACTGGGTTGGAAAATTGTCAGCCGGGGTGTGTTGATTGGATTATGTACACTCGGAGCGTTCTGGCTTACCCTTCAGGCTGCACCGGATAATCCGGGTCAACTGATCAAGGCACAGTCTGTGGCTTTTGCTACACTCGTCTTGGCGCAGCTCATTCACGTCTTTGACTGCCGCAGTTCGCGGTCGATCTTCCACCGGAATCCATTGCAGAACAAATATTTGGTTCTTGCTGTAATTTCATCGGTTGTACTGATGCTGGTTGTGATGTACGTTGAACCGTTGCAGCCGATCTTCAAAACCGTACCGCTGGGCTTGCGTGAATGGGCGATCTGTATCGTTGCTGCAGGCATTCCAACGTTCCTTATGGGCGCGGGCAGCGTGTGGGGTGGTCGTCGTAACCGCCGCCGTATGGGTGGTTCTGGCCGCTTCGTACCGAAAAGTACAAAGTTTTCAGCATAA
- a CDS encoding GNAT family N-acetyltransferase produces MTIHIRETQPDDLKPLMALMHDYVVGFYNNPWPGDQSIQLLINNLLNQQIGAQFVAEQDGKLIGFSTLFFTYSTMKAERVAIMNDLFVTEAFREGEAEAKLFAHCQQYTREHGCAYMSWITAVTNERAQQLFERLGATRGAWVNYSIT; encoded by the coding sequence ATGACCATACATATCAGAGAAACTCAACCTGATGATCTGAAACCCCTGATGGCATTAATGCATGACTATGTGGTGGGATTCTACAACAACCCTTGGCCTGGTGATCAATCCATCCAGCTTTTGATCAACAACTTGCTTAATCAGCAGATCGGTGCTCAGTTCGTGGCAGAGCAGGACGGGAAGCTTATCGGATTTTCCACCCTGTTCTTTACTTACAGCACGATGAAAGCAGAGCGTGTCGCCATCATGAATGACCTATTTGTTACGGAAGCATTCAGAGAAGGCGAAGCAGAAGCCAAATTATTTGCACACTGCCAGCAATATACGCGTGAACATGGGTGTGCTTATATGTCCTGGATCACAGCCGTGACTAATGAACGAGCACAGCAATTATTCGAGCGTCTTGGAGCTACACGCGGCGCTTGGGTCAACTATTCGATTACATAG
- a CDS encoding YlbF family regulator has product MSVAEMNTVDMAQVLTGAYELGDMINQSAEVSDYLYWKQQVETSPEIQMGIRKLNAKKELFEETQRFGHFHPDYHAAKDQVKALEQELENFEAVARFKQAEKSLDDMLFQMSETIAFAVSTTIKVPSNDPNPKGGCGSGGKCGCS; this is encoded by the coding sequence ATGAGCGTAGCGGAAATGAACACGGTCGATATGGCCCAAGTGTTAACGGGCGCATATGAACTGGGCGACATGATTAACCAATCTGCCGAAGTATCGGATTATTTATATTGGAAGCAGCAAGTCGAGACTTCCCCTGAGATTCAGATGGGGATTCGGAAGCTGAATGCCAAGAAGGAATTGTTTGAAGAAACACAGCGTTTCGGTCATTTTCACCCGGATTATCATGCAGCGAAAGACCAGGTGAAGGCTCTGGAACAGGAGTTGGAAAATTTCGAGGCGGTGGCCCGATTCAAACAGGCAGAGAAGTCCCTGGATGATATGTTATTCCAGATGTCAGAGACCATTGCATTCGCAGTGTCAACGACCATTAAGGTGCCGAGCAATGATCCGAATCCGAAGGGCGGCTGCGGTAGTGGCGGCAAGTGTGGTTGCAGTTAA
- a CDS encoding PHP domain-containing protein, with the protein MNQSKGRCDLHTHSQASDGMQPPADNVKLAKQKGLSAVALTDHDTVAGVAEAQQAGKEYDIDVVAGVEISTRAGGKDIHVLGYYVNTEDEQFLQRLRGLREARDERNHLIIAKLQELGLDISWQEVLDELGRPLEPDESIGRPHMADVLVKKGYAVDMRDAFDRYLAEGKPGFVSVPRVAPKDACEWIRAAGGAAVIAHPGLYKDDELVRRIIEDSRPDGLEVFHSDHEPEDERRYAEMAKGYGLIETGGSDYHGERQGVVFHGDLGSKTVTVDVLERLKAAASQQEGV; encoded by the coding sequence GTGAATCAAAGCAAAGGACGCTGTGATCTGCATACCCATAGTCAGGCATCAGATGGAATGCAGCCACCTGCTGATAATGTGAAGCTTGCCAAACAAAAAGGGCTATCTGCGGTTGCTCTAACAGACCATGATACCGTAGCCGGTGTAGCGGAAGCACAGCAAGCGGGAAAAGAGTACGATATTGATGTTGTTGCCGGAGTGGAGATCAGCACTCGGGCTGGCGGGAAAGATATTCATGTGCTCGGGTATTATGTGAATACGGAGGATGAGCAATTCCTGCAACGGTTGCGCGGATTACGAGAAGCGCGAGATGAGCGGAATCATCTGATTATCGCGAAGCTTCAGGAACTCGGGCTTGATATCAGCTGGCAGGAAGTACTGGATGAGCTGGGACGGCCACTAGAGCCTGACGAGAGTATCGGCAGACCTCATATGGCTGATGTGCTGGTGAAGAAGGGATATGCTGTCGACATGCGGGATGCATTCGATCGATATCTTGCTGAAGGCAAGCCTGGCTTCGTGTCTGTACCCCGTGTTGCGCCGAAGGATGCGTGCGAGTGGATCAGAGCCGCAGGTGGAGCTGCCGTGATTGCCCATCCGGGCCTCTATAAAGATGATGAGTTGGTTCGGCGTATCATTGAGGACTCCCGTCCAGATGGACTCGAAGTGTTTCACTCGGACCATGAACCGGAAGATGAGCGCAGATACGCCGAGATGGCTAAGGGTTATGGGTTAATCGAGACTGGCGGATCAGATTATCATGGAGAACGGCAAGGTGTCGTTTTCCACGGGGATCTGGGTAGCAAAACCGTAACGGTTGATGTGTTGGAAAGGCTGAAGGCAGCTGCCTCACAGCAAGAGGGAGTATAA